One Brassica napus cultivar Da-Ae chromosome A1, Da-Ae, whole genome shotgun sequence genomic region harbors:
- the LOC106346142 gene encoding probable inactive serine/threonine-protein kinase fnkC has product MSNHYTNTVSTVLLLFFLFISSASSSSFIRQYTDGFNKNFQQENGAVPDSIRGEAHYLRQHEQEISSRDYKLSASNTVKGLRDRPPSSYSLKMESFNTLLKSTNADKYVSRPFSAAGYKWTLVVYPNGNKNDNGAGFLSLYVAIDNSTLSPHQEVFVDLRFYVFNRVEKKYLTIQDTDGWRFSYFKTMWGFSQVLPVNTFKDSNNGYLYDGDHCEFGVDVTTPTVFKESELFTVTDKFYNPKYTWSIQKFSTLLEDSYYSDVFSIGGRRWNIKVYPGGCATGKGKAVSMFLILNANEKFRPYEKIYVGAKLRVLNQRNFNSVEKQIDNWYNGPGYGDGSGWGYYEFIPFSDLKDSSKGFLVNDVLMVQVEIEAISSTKYFPS; this is encoded by the exons ATGAGTAATCACTACACAAACACCGTTTCTACTGTTTTACTCTTGTTTTTCCTCTTCATATCCTCTGCCTCTTCAAGTTCCTTTATACGACAATACACTGATGGCTTCAACAAAAACTTTCAAC AGGAGAATGGAGCAGTACCAGACTCAATCCGGGGAGAAGCGCATTACTTACGTCAACATGAACAAGAGATCTCATCACGTGACTATAAACTCTCAGCTTCAAACACAGTGAAGGGTCTAAGAGACCGTCCTCCATCTTCTTACTCTTTGAAGATGGAGTCTTTTAACACGCTCCTCAAGTCAACCAACGCAGACAAATATGTTTCACGTCCTTTCTCAGCCGCTGGCTATAAGTG GACACTTGTTGTGTACCCAAACGGGAACAAGAATGATAATGGTGCAGGGTTCCTTTCGCTTTATGTAGCCATAGACAACTCAACACTCTCTCCACACCAAGAGGTTTTCGTGGATCTCAGGTTTTACGTGTTCAACAGGGTAGAGAAGAAGTACCTCACGATCCAAG ATACCGATGGATGGAGGTTTAGTTACTTCAAAACGATGTGGGGGTTCTCTCAGGTTCTCCCTGTTAATACATTTAAAGACTCGAACAACGGATACCTTTACGATGGAGATCACTGCGAGTTTGGTGTTGATGTGACCACTCCCACTGTCTTTAAAGAATCAGAACTTTTCACTGTTACTGACAAGTTCTATAACCCGAAGTACACATGGAGTATTCAGAAGTTCTCCACCTTGCTCGAAGATAGTTACTACTCTGATGTGTTCTCAATCggaggaagaagatg GAATATAAAAGTGTATCCGGGTGGTTGTGCCACGGGAAAGGGAAAAGCTGTATCCATGTTCCTTATCCTTAATGCGAACGAGAAATTCAGACCCTATGAGAAAATTTATGTTGGAGCCAAGCTTCGAGTTCTTAACCAACGCAACTTCAATAGCGTCGAAAAGCAAA tTGATAATTGGTACAATGGTCCGGGATATGGAGATGGATCTGGTTGGGGTTATTATGAATTTATTCCATTCTCTGATCTCAAAGATTCATCAAAGGGTTTTCTTGTGAATGATGTGTTGATGGTTCAAGTCGAAATTGAAGCCATTTCTTCAACCAAGTATTTCCCTAGTTAG
- the LOC106379534 gene encoding reactive Intermediate Deaminase A, chloroplastic-like isoform X3, whose protein sequence is MSSSSSSSFASLSISASASDDNHLPIIRKKEVVSTDKAPPAVGPYSQAIKANGFVFVSGVLGLIPETGEFISDDVEDQTYQLLKNMGEILKAGGASYCAVVKTTIMLADLADFKKVNDIYGKYFRNDPPARSTYQVAALPLKAKIEIDCIAVL, encoded by the exons ATGTCTTCTTCGAGCTCTTCTTCTTTCGCTTCACTCTCTATCTCAGCTTCTGCTTCTGATGATAACCACTTACCCATCATTC GTAAGAAGGAAGTTGTGTCTACAGATAAAGCACCACCTGCTGTAGGACCGTACTCTCAGGCCATCAAAGCCAACGGTTTCGTTTTTGTTTCAGGTGTTCTTGGACTTATACCTGAG ACTGGAGAGTTTATATCGGACGACGTTGAAGATCAGACTTACCAG CTACTCAAGAACATGGGGGAGATATTGAAAGCTGGTGGTGCTAGTTACTGCGCCGTGGTAAAGACAACCATCAT GCTTGCTGACTTGGCTGACTTCAAGAAAGTGAACGACATATACGGCAAAT ACTTCCGAAATGATCCTCCAGCAAGATCCACATATCAAGTGGCGGCTTTGCCACTAAAAGCCAAGATCGAGATCGATTGTATTGCAGTACTCTAA
- the LOC125577051 gene encoding uncharacterized protein LOC125577051 gives MSIWFKPIGFGVYLVSTNWTALFIGLIWLVQMGLDIGNQWTVCPIDISRPKEELQIGNSDELSNLPESESETETRDEKISEATASTPPPPLSRSSVHDQSIRMADFGFGKEESH, from the exons ATGTCCATTTGGTTTAAGCCCATTGGATTTGGAGTTTATTTGGTTTCGACCAACTGGACAGCTTTATTTATTGGTCTAATTTGGTTAGTCCAAATGGGCTTGGACATCGGTAACCAATGGACAGTGTGTCCAATTGACATTTCTAGGCCAAAGGAGGAGCTTCAGATTGGAAATTCTGATGAGCTAAGCAACTTACCTGAATCTGAATCTGAAACAGAAACTCGG GATGAGAAGATCTCTGAGGCTACTGCCTCCACGCCTCCACCACCTCTGTCAAGGTCAAG CGTGCACGACCAATCCATCCGCATGGCTGATTTTGGCTTTGGAAAAGAAGAATCACATTAA
- the LOC106346131 gene encoding probable inactive serine/threonine-protein kinase fnkC: protein MISHYRNTISVVYLLVCCIFITSSSASSFLRQFTDDFNTNLQQENGAGPNPNVGEADHLHQHQEISSRDHKVSVSSTVNGLRDRIPSSYSLKMESFNKLLNSPYTERYQSRPFTVGGYNWTLMVYPNGNKKDSGSGYLSLYVAIDNSTLVAGQQEVYADLRFYVFNNNERKYFTIQDTNVWRFNVFKTMWGFSQVLPVATFKDPANGYLYDGDHCEFGVDVTIPTTYQISELFSIADNFYNPKFTWTIRGFSTLFKDTYYSDLFSIGGRTWTIQVNPSGRGTGAGKALSMYLNLDVNEKFRPYEKIYVRGKLRVLNQRGLNNIERQLDIWYQGPGYGEYSWGYHEFISFSDLRDSAKGFVVNDVLMVQAELEDISSTKYLPN from the exons ATGATAAGTCACTACAGAAACACCATTTCTGTTGTTTATCTCTTGGTTTGTTGTATcttcattacatcttcttctgcAAGTTCCTTCCTACGACAATTCACAGATGACTTCAACACAAATCTTCAGC AGGAGAATGGAGCAGGACCAAATCCAAACGTGGGTGAAGCAGATCACTTACATCAACATCAAGAGATCTCATCACGTGATCACAAAGTCTCAGTTTCAAGTACGGTGAATGGTCTAAGAGATCGTATTCCATCTTCATACTCTCTCAAGATGGAGTCTTTCAACAAGCTCCTTAACTCACCTTACACAGAGAGATACCAATCTCGTCCTTTTACAGTTGGTGGATACAACTg GACACTTATGGTGTACCCCAATGGTAACAAGAAGGATAGTGGTTCAGGGTACCTTTCACTTTACGTAGCCATAGACAATTCAACTCTCGTCGCTGGACAGCAAGAGGTTTACGCAGATCTCAGATTTTACGTATTCAACAACAACGAGAGGAAGTACTTTACTATCCAAG ATACCAATGTGTGGCGTTTTAATGTCTTCAAAACGATGTGGGGATTCTCTCAAGTCCTCCCTGTTGCTACATTCAAAGACCCGGCAAACGGATACCTCTACGATGGAGACCACTGCGAGTTTGGTGTTGATGTGACCATTCCCACTACGTATCAAATATCAGAACTTTTCTCTATTGCTGACAACTTCTATAACCCCAAGTTCACCTGGACCATTAGGGGATTCTCCACGCTGTTCAAAGATACTTACTACTCAGATCTGTTCTCCATTGGAGGGAGAACTTG GACTATACAAGTGAATCCAAGTGGTCGTGGCACGGGAGCAGGAAAAGCCTTGTCCATGTATCTTAACCTTGATGTGAATGAGAAATTCAGACCCTACGAGAAGATTTATGTTCGAGGCAAGCTTCGAGTTCTTAACCAACGTGGACTCAATAACATCGAAAGGCAAC TGGATATCTGGTACCAGGGTCCAGGTTATGGAGAATACAGCTGGGGTTACCATGAGTTTATCTCTTTCTCCGATCTCAGAGATTCAGCTAAGGGTTTTGTTGTGAACGACGTGTTGATGGTTCAGGCCGAACTCGAGGACATTTCTTCAACCAAGTACTTACCTAACTAG
- the LOC106379534 gene encoding reactive Intermediate Deaminase A, chloroplastic-like isoform X1: protein MTWSVMRSINAPTLDLSASLLRSSTRTPLVAAGATSTGVSIFRMSSSSLRFASLSVSASASDDNHLPIICKKEVVSTDKAPPAVGPYSQAIKANGFVFVSGVLGLVPETGEFISDDVEDQTYQVLKNMGQILKAGGAKYCSVVKTTIMLADLADFKKVNEIYGKYFPDAPPARSTYQVAALPLNAKIEIDCIAVL, encoded by the exons atgaCTTGGTCCGTCATGAGATCCATAAACGCTCCAACACTCGACCTCTCCGCCTCACTTCTTCGCTCTTCCACTCGTACCCCATTGGTCGCCGCTGGTGCAACGTCCACTGGTGTTTCCATTTTCCGAATGTCTTCGAGCTCTCTTCGTTTCGCTTCACTCTCTGTCTCAGCTTCTGCTTCTGATGATAACCACTTACCTATCATTT GTAAGAAGGAAGTTGTGTCTACAGATAAAGCACCACCTGCTGTAGGACCATACTCTCAGGCCATCAAAGCCAACGGTTTCGTTTTCGTTTCAGGTGTTCTTGGACTTGTGCCTGAG ACTGGAGAGTTTATTTCGGACGACGTTGAAGATCAGACTTACCAG GTACTCAAGAACATGGGGCAGATATTGAAAGCTGGTGGTGCTAAGTACTGCTCCGTGGTGAAGACAACCATCAT GCTTGCTGACTTGGCTGACTTCAAAAAAGTGAACGAAATATATGGCAAAT ACTTCCCAGATGCTCCTCCAGCAAGATCCACATATCAAGTGGCGGCTTTGCCACTAAACGCCAAGATCGAGATCGATTGTATTGCAGTACTCTAG
- the LOC106379534 gene encoding reactive Intermediate Deaminase A, chloroplastic-like isoform X2, which produces MTWSVMRSINAPTLDLSASLLRSSTRTPLVAAGATSTGVSIFRMSSSSLRFASLSVSASASDDNHLPIICKKEVVSTDKAPPAVGPYSQAIKANGFVFVSGVLGLVPETGEFISDDVEDQTYQVLKNMGQILKAGGAKYCSVVKTTIMLADLADFKKVNDIYGKYFRNDPPARSTYQVAALPLKAKIEIDCIAVL; this is translated from the exons atgaCTTGGTCCGTCATGAGATCCATAAACGCTCCAACACTCGACCTCTCCGCCTCACTTCTTCGCTCTTCCACTCGTACCCCATTGGTCGCCGCTGGTGCAACGTCCACTGGTGTTTCCATTTTCCGAATGTCTTCGAGCTCTCTTCGTTTCGCTTCACTCTCTGTCTCAGCTTCTGCTTCTGATGATAACCACTTACCTATCATTT GTAAGAAGGAAGTTGTGTCTACAGATAAAGCACCACCTGCTGTAGGACCATACTCTCAGGCCATCAAAGCCAACGGTTTCGTTTTCGTTTCAGGTGTTCTTGGACTTGTGCCTGAG ACTGGAGAGTTTATTTCGGACGACGTTGAAGATCAGACTTACCAG GTACTCAAGAACATGGGGCAGATATTGAAAGCTGGTGGTGCTAAGTACTGCTCCGTGGTGAAGACAACCATCAT GCTTGCTGACTTGGCTGACTTCAAGAAAGTGAACGACATATACGGCAAAT ACTTCCGAAATGATCCTCCAGCAAGATCCACATATCAAGTGGCGGCTTTGCCACTAAAAGCCAAGATCGAGATCGATTGTATTGCAGTACTCTAA